In the genome of uncultured Pseudomonas sp., the window CCCTTGGCACCAATACGCATGGCGTTCTGTACAGCGCGCTTCATAGCGCGACGGAACATCACACGACGCTCCAGCTGCTGAGCTACGCTCTGCGCAACCAGCATACCGTCGAGTTCCGGCTTGCGGATCTCTTCGATATTGATGTGCACAGGCACACCCATTTGCTTGGTCAGGTCCTGACGCAGCTTCTCAACATCTTCACCTTTCTTACCGATAACGATACCGGGACGAGCAGTGTGGATGGTGATACGTGCAGTCTGAGCCGGGCGAGCAATGTCGATCCGGCTTACGGACGCGCTTTTTAGTTTGTCTTGGAGATACTCACGCACCTTCAGATCAGCGAACAAATAGTCCGCATAAGTCCGACCGCTGGCGTACCAGACGGAGGTGTGCTCCTTGACGATTCCCAGGCGAATGCCAATGGGATGTACTTTCTGACCCATCTGATCGACTCCGTTACTTGTCCGCAACCTTGACAGTGATATGGCAAGACCGCTTGACGATGCGATCAGCGCGGCCTTTGGCACGCGGCATGATTCGCTTCAGCGAACGCCCTTCGTTGACGAAAACGGTGCTGACCTTCAAGTCATCAACGTCTGCGCCTTCGTTGTGCTCGGCGTTGGCTACAGCCGACTCCAGCACTTTCTTAATGATCTCGGCGGCTTTCTTACTGCTGAAAGCCAGGAGGTTGAGCGCCTCGCCCACCTTCTTCCCGCGGATCTGGTCGGCGACCAAGCGGGCTTTCTGGGCGGAGATGCGAGCGCCCGACAACTTAGCGGCTACTTCCATTTCCCTACCCCTTAACGCTTGGCTTTCTTGTCAGCCACGTGCCCACGATAGGTACGAGTGCCGGCAAATTCGCCCAGTTTGTGGCCGACCATGTCTTCGTTCACCAGAACTGGGACATGTTGACGACCGTTATGTACAGCAATGGTCAAACCGACCATTTGCGGCAGGATCATGGAACGGCGCGACCAGGTTTTCACCGGCTTGCGATCGTTCTTTTCCACCGCCACTTCGATCTTCTTCAGTAGGTGAAGATCAATAAAAGGACCTTTTTTCAGAGAACGTGGCACTGTCGTATCCCTCTATTTACTTGCGACGACGGACGATCATGTTGTCGGTGCGTTTGTTACCACGAGTCTTCGCGCCCTTCGTCGGGAAGCCCCATGGAGACACCGGATGACGACCACCAGAGGTACGACCTTCACCACCACCATGTGGGTGGTCAACCGGGTTCATGGCAACACCACGAACGGTTGGGCGAACGCCACGCCAGCGCTTGGCACCAGCTTTACCCAGCGAACGCAGGCTGTGCTCGGAGTTCGAGACTTCACCCAGGGTCGCACGGCATTCAGCCAGGACTTTACGCACTTCACCGGAACGCAGACGCAGGCTCACGTAGACACCTTCACGCGCAATCAGCTGAGCCGAAGCACCAGCGGAACGAGCGATTTGCGCGCCTTTACCCGGCTTCAACTCGATACCGTGCACAGTGCTACCAACTGGAATGTTGCGCAGTTGCATGCTGTTGCCCGGCTTGATTGGAGCCATGATACCAGCGATCAGCTGGTCGCCAGCACTCACGCCCTTAGGGGCGATGATGTAGCGGCGCTCGCCGTCTGCGTAAAGCATCAGAGCGATGTGGGCAGTACGGTTCGGATCGTATTCAATACGCTCGACAGTGGCTGGAATGCCATCTTTGTCGTTGCGACGGAAATCGACCAAGCGGTAATGCTGCTTGTGACCACCACCGATATGACGGGTAGTGATGCGACCATTGTTGTTACGACCGCCAGTCTTCGACTTCTTCTCAAGCAGCGGAGCGTAAGGAGCGCCTTTATGCAGCTCCTGATTGACCACCTTGACCACAAAACGGCGGCCAGGGGAAGTCGGTTTGCATTTAACGATTGCCATGATGCACCCCTTCCTTACTCAGCACTGCTGGCGAAATCGAGATCTTGGCCTGGCTCAAGCGAAATGATCGCTTTCTTCCAGTCGTTACGCTTGCCCAGACCACGAGCGGTGCGCTTAGTCTTACCGAGAACATTCACGGTGTTGACAGCAGCAACGTTCACACTGAACAGGCTTTCGACGGCCTTCTTGATTTCCAGCTTGGTTGCATCAATTGCAACCTTGAAAACGAATTGGCTTTTTTTATCAGCCAGAAGTGTTGCCTTCTCGGAGATGTGCGGGCCAAGCAGCACTTTAAATACGCGTTCCTGGTTCATCCCAGCAGCTCCTCGAATTTCTTCACGGCAGATACGGTGACCAACACCTTCTCGTACGCGATCAGACTGACCGGATCGGAACCCTGCACATCGCGAACTTCAACGTGCGGCAGGTTACGTGCAGCCAGGTACAGATTTTCATCAATAGCATCGGACACGATCAACACGTCGGTCAGACCCATGCCATTGAGCTTGTTCAGCAGATCTTTAGTCTTCGGAGCTTCAACACTGAAGTCTTCGACAACGATCATACGATCAGTACGAACCAGCTCAGCAAGAATCGAGCGGATGGCCGCGCGATACATCTTCTTGTTCAGCTTTTGATCGTGATTCTGTGGGCGAGCCGCGAAGGTCACACCACCGCCACGCCAGATTGGACCACGAGTGGTACCCGCACGAGCACGACCGGTACCCTTCTGACGCCATGGACGCTTACCGCCACCGGACACATCAGAACGGGTTTTCTGCTGCTTGCTGCCCTGACGGCCGCCGGCCATGTAGGCCACAACTGCTTGGTGAACCAGGGTCTCGTTGTATGCGCCGCCAAAAGTGGCTTCGGATACTTCGATTGCTTGAGCGCCATTTACATTTAATTGCATGTCAGCTTCCCCTTAACCGCGAGCCTTGGCTGCCGGACGAACAACCAAGTTGCCGCCAGTAGCGCCAGGAACGGCACCCTTGACCAACAGCAGGTTGCGCTCAGCATCGACGCGCACTACTTCCAGGGACTGCACAGTCACGCGCTCAGCACCCATGTGACCGGACATTTTCTTGCCCTTGAATACGCGACCTGGAGTCTGGCACTGGCCAATAGAACCCGGAACACGGTGGGACACGGAGTTACCGTGAGTGTTGTCTTGGCCGCGGAAGTTCCAACGCTTGATGGTACCGGCAAAGCCTTTACCTTTGGACTGACCAGTGACATCCACCAGTTGACCAGCTTGGAATATTTCAGCGTTGATTACGTCGCCCGCCTGGTACTCGCCTTCTTCAAGACGGAATTCCATAACAGTGCGACCTGCCGCGACGTTCGCCTTAGCGAAGTGACCGGCTTGCGCCTTGCTGACACGAGAAGCGCGACGCTCACCGACAGTGACTTGCACTGCACGATAGCCATCGGTCTCTTCAGTTTTGAACTGAGTGACGCGATTCGGCTCGATCTCAATGACCGTAACCGGAATGGAGACACCTTCTTCGGTGAAAATGCGGGTCATACCGCACTTACGTCCGACTGCACCAATTGTCATGTTGTAACCTCATGAGTGTACGGGGCTTTCACCCGCTATGGCCGCCCATTTCAGAGCGTTACACGACTAAAACCTAAAGCGGTCTTAGCCGAGGCTGATCTGCACTTCCACACCAGCCGCAAGATCAAGCTTCATCAGCGCATCAACGGTTTTATCCGTCGGCTGGACGATGTCCAGAACACGCTTATGAGTACGGATCTCGAACTGATCGCGCGCGTCTTTGTTGACGTGCGGTGAAGTCAGTACGGTGAACCGCTCTTTGCGGGTAGGCAGAGGAATAGGACCACGCACCTGAGCACCAGTACGTTTCGCGGTTTCCACGATTTCCTGGGTTGATTGATCGATCAGGCGATGGTCAAAAGCCTTCAACCGAATACGGATTTGTTGGTTTTGCATTTTGACCTCAGATTCCAAGCTGCTATTCCCAACGGACGCAATACGCCCGTTAAAAGGAGGCGTGATTCTATAGACGCCCCTAGCAGGTGTCAACCCAATAAAAAAGCCCTCGCAAGCGAGGGCTTTTTCTTAAACCATCACTTACGCAATGATTTTGGCTACGACGCCGGCGCCGACGGTACGACCACCTTCACGAATGGCGAAACGCAGACCTTCTTCCATAGCGATGGTCTTGATCAGGGTAACGGTCATCTGAACGTTATCACCTGGCATTACCATCTCTACGCCTTCCGGCAGTTCGCAGTTACCGGTTACGTCGGTAGTGCGGAAGTAGAACTGAGGACGATAGCCCTTGAAGAACGGAGTGTGGCGACCGCCTTCTTCTTTGCCCAACACGTACACTTCTGCAGTGAAGGTGGTGTGTGGCTTAACCGAACCCGGCTTAACCAGAACCTGGCCACGCTCTACGTCGTCACGCTTGGTACCACGCAGCAGAACGCCACAGTTCTCACCAGCACGACCTTCGTCGAGCAGCTTGCGGAACATTTCAACACCGGTACAGGTGGTCTTGGTGGTGTCACGCAGACCAACGATCTCGATTTCTTCCTGGATCTTGACGATACCGCGCTCGATACGACCGGTAACAACAGTACCGCGACCGGAGATCGAGAACACGTCTTCGATTGGCATCAGGAACGGCTTGTCGATCGCACGAACTGGCTCAGGAATGTAAGTATCCAGAACCTCTACCAGCTTCTTAACAGCGGTAGTGCCCATTTCGTTGTCATCTTGACCGTTCAACGCCATCAGCGCAGAACCGATGATGATCGGAGTGTCGTCACCTGGGAAATCGTAAGTGCTGAGCAGATCGCGCACTTCCATTTCCACCAGCTCCAGCAGCTCGGCGTCATCAACCATGTCAGCCTTGTTCAGGAACACGACGATGTACGGAACACCTACCTGACGGGACAGCAGGATGTGCTCGCGAGTCTGTGGCATCGGGCCGTCAGCTGCAGAGCAAACCAGGATAGCGCCGTCCATCTGTGCAGCACCGGTGATCATGTTCTTCACATAGTCAGCGTGGCCTGGGCAGTCAACGTGGGCGTAGTGACGAATAGTGGAATCGTACTCAACGTGCGAAGTGTTGATGGTGATACCACGAGCCTTCTCTTCCGGCGCGCTGTCGATCTTGTCGAAAGCAACAGCGGCAGAACCGAATACTTCGGAGCAGACGCGAGTCAGAGCAGCGGTCAGCGTGGTTTTACCGTGGTCAACGTGACCAATGGTGCCAACGTTGACGTGAGGTTTGTTACGTTCAAATTTTTCTTTAGCCACGACAATTAACTCCTTGCCTAAAGGGCTGAATCAGCCTTGTTTTTTGGTTACAGATTCGACGATGTGCGACGGAGCTGTATTGTATTTTTTGAATTCCATAGAGTAGCTTGCGCGACCCTGAGACATGGAACGGACGTCGGTCGCATAACCGAACATCTCACCCAGCGGCACTTCGGCGCGGATAACTTTGCCGGAGACCGTGTCTTCCATACCCAAGATCATACCGCGACGGCGATTAAGGTCGCCCATCACGTCACCCATATAGTCTTCAGGGGTAACAACCTCTACCGCCATGATCGGCTCAAGCAACTCACCGCCACCCTTCTGGGCCAACTGCTTGGTTGCCATCGAAGCGGCCACCTTAAACGCCATCTCGTTAGAGTCGACGTCATGGTAAGAACCATCGAACACGGTAGCCTTCAGGCCGATCAGCGGATAGCCGGCAACAACACCGTTCTTCATCTGCTCTTCGATACCCTTCTGGATAGCCGGGATGTATTCCTTAGGAATCACACCACCCACTACTTCGTTCACGAACTGCAGACCTTCCTGACCTTCGTCAGCAGGGGCAAAGCGAACCCAGCAATGGCCGAACTGGCCGCGACCGCCGGACTGGCGAACGAACTTGCCTTCGATTTCACAGCTCTTCGTGATGCGCTCACGATAAGAAACCTGAGGCTTACCAATGTTGGCTTCGACGTTGAACTCACGGCGCATCCGGTCAACCAGGATGTCCAGGTGCAGCTCGCCCATGCCGGAGATGATCGTCTGACCAGTCTCTTCATCAGTCTTAACACGGAAAGACGGATCTTCCTGAGCAAGCTTGCCCAGAGCGATACCCATTTTTTCCTGATCGTCCTTGGTCTTAGGCTCTACGGCAACCGAAATAACCGGCTCCGGGAAGTCCATGCGAACCAGGATGATTGGCTTGTCAGCGTTGCACAAAGTTTCACCGGTGGTGACGTCCTTCATGCCGATCAAGGCCGCGATGTCACCAGCGCGCACTTCCTTGATTTCTTCGCGGGCGTTTGCGTGCATTTGCACCATACGACCCACGCGCTCTTTCTTGCCCTTAACCGAGTTGATCACGCCGTCACCGGAGTTCAACACGCCCGAGTAAACGCGGACGAAGGTCAAGGTACCCACGAATGGGTCGGTAGCGATTTTAAACGCCAGCGCCGAGAACGGCTCGTCGTCGGTAGCATGACGCTCCAACTCGATAGTCTCGTCATCCGGGTCAGTACCCTTGATGGCAGGAATATCGCTAGGCGCAGGCAGGAAGTCGATAACAGCGTCGAGAACCAGGGGAACACCCTTGTTCTTGAACGAAGAACCGCAAACAGCCAGAACGATCTCACCAGCGATAGTACGCTGACGCAGAGCACCCTTGATTTCCGCGATGGTGAGTTCTTCACCCTCGAGGTACTTGTTCATCAGCTCTTCATTGGCTTCGGCCGCAGCCTCAACCATGTTGCTGCGCCACTTCTCAGCGTCTGCCAACAGCTCAGCCGGGATATCCTTGCGAACAGGGACGGTACCCTTGTTAGCGTCGTCCCAGTAAACAGCTTGCATGTTGATCAGATCGATCTGGCCCTGGAAGTTGTCTTCAGAGCCGATAGCCAGCTGGATCGGCACCGGGGTGTGACCCAGACGCTTTTTGATCTGCTCAACTACGCGCAGGAAGTCAGCACCGGCACGGTCCATCTTGTTAACGTAAACAAGACGTGGGACGCCGTACTTGTTGGCCTGACGCCATACGGTTTCCGACTGAGGCTCAACGCCCGAGGTACCACAGAACACAACGACAGCGCCGTCGAGTACGCGCAGGGAACGTTCAACTTCAATGGTGAAGTCTACGTGGCCAGGGGTATCGATAACGTTGAAGCGATGCTCGTCCTTGTACTGCTTCTCGGAACCTTTCCAGAAGGCGGTGATAGCAGCAGAAGTAATGGTAATACCACGCTCCTGCTCCTGCACCATCCAGTCTGTGGTCGCGGCGCCATCATGCACCTCGCCCATCTTGTGGCTTTTGCCAGTGTAAAAAAGCACACGCTCTGTAGTAGTGGTTTTACCGGCGTCCACGTGGGCGCAGATACCAATATTACGGTAGCGGCTAATCGGGGTAATACGAGCCATAAAGCCCTCGCAAATTTAGAAGCGCGAAAATTAGAAGCGGTAGTGCGAGAAAGCCTTGTTGGCTTCAGCCATACGGTGCACGTCTTCACGCTTCTTAACTGCAGCACCTTTGCCTTCAGCGGCATCCAGCAACTCACCAGCCAAGCGCAGAGCCATAGACTTCTCGCCACGCTTACGGGCGTAATCTACCAACCAACGCATGGCAAGAGCATTACGACGGGACGGACGAACTTCGACCGGAACCTGGTAAGTAGCACCGCCTACACGGCGCGACTTCACTTCGACCAGCGGAGCGATGGCGTCGAGAGCTTTCTCGAAGATTTCCAGGGGATCGCTGTTCTTGCGCTCTTTAACCTTGTCCAAAGCACCATAAACGATACGCTCGGCAACGGCTTTCTTGCCGCTTTCCATCACGTGGTTCATGAACTTGGCCAGGATTTGGCTTCCGTATTTTGGATCATCAAGCACTTCGCGCTTGGCTGCTACACGACGTCTTGGCATGTGATAAGCCCTCAAACGGTCTTCAGGTTAGCCCGGGACTGCATCCGCTGCGGATGGACGCCCGACCTTACTCTTATCGACTCAGATAAATAGAAACACGTTATTCAGTACAAGCGCCGATTACTTCGGACGCTTGGTACCGTACTTCGAACGACCCTGCTTACGGTCTTTAACGCCGGAGGTATCCAGCGAACCGCGCACGGTGTGGTAACGAACACCTGGCAAGTCTTTTACACGACCGCCACGAATCAGAACGACGCTGTGCTCTTGCAGGTTGTGACCTTCACCGCCGATGTACGAGGAAACCTCGAAACCGTTGGTCAGGCGCACACGGCATACTTTACGCAGTGCCGAGTTAGGTTTTTTCGGCGTAGTGGTATACACGCGAGTGCACACACCACGACGCTGCGGGCAGTTCTGCAGCGCAGGCACGTCGGATTTCTCGACGATACGCTTACGCGGCTGACGTACCAGCTGGTTGATAGTTGCCATCTTAAGCTCCACTGTTGTCTTGCGACGCTATTACCCTACTAAACAAAATGGCAGAGCACGTGCCCTGCCAAATTTAGGGGTGCATGAGTCTAATGAGACTCACCGCCCCAGTCAAGACAAAGCCCCGCTACCGAAGTAGCAGGGCTTTGTACTTAATTACTGCTGAAGTTCAACGCTTCGGTCAGTGCAGCTTCCACTTCACTGGCGCTAACACGTACCGGCTTGTCGGCTTCACGCTTGCGCTTACGCTCAGCGTGGTAGGCCAGACCGGTACCGGCTGGGATCAGACGACCCACAACCACGTTTTCTTTCAGGCCACGCAGGTAATCGCGCTTGCCAGTAACCGCTGCTTCGGTAAGAACCCGAGTGGTTTCCTGGAAAGAGGCCGCCGAGATAAACGACTCGGTGGACAGCGACGCCTTGGTAATACCCAAAAGCA includes:
- the rpsJ gene encoding 30S ribosomal protein S10 encodes the protein MQNQQIRIRLKAFDHRLIDQSTQEIVETAKRTGAQVRGPIPLPTRKERFTVLTSPHVNKDARDQFEIRTHKRVLDIVQPTDKTVDALMKLDLAAGVEVQISLG
- the rplB gene encoding 50S ribosomal protein L2, encoding MAIVKCKPTSPGRRFVVKVVNQELHKGAPYAPLLEKKSKTGGRNNNGRITTRHIGGGHKQHYRLVDFRRNDKDGIPATVERIEYDPNRTAHIALMLYADGERRYIIAPKGVSAGDQLIAGIMAPIKPGNSMQLRNIPVGSTVHGIELKPGKGAQIARSAGASAQLIAREGVYVSLRLRSGEVRKVLAECRATLGEVSNSEHSLRSLGKAGAKRWRGVRPTVRGVAMNPVDHPHGGGEGRTSGGRHPVSPWGFPTKGAKTRGNKRTDNMIVRRRK
- the rplW gene encoding 50S ribosomal protein L23, which codes for MNQERVFKVLLGPHISEKATLLADKKSQFVFKVAIDATKLEIKKAVESLFSVNVAAVNTVNVLGKTKRTARGLGKRNDWKKAIISLEPGQDLDFASSAE
- the tuf gene encoding elongation factor Tu, with amino-acid sequence MAKEKFERNKPHVNVGTIGHVDHGKTTLTAALTRVCSEVFGSAAVAFDKIDSAPEEKARGITINTSHVEYDSTIRHYAHVDCPGHADYVKNMITGAAQMDGAILVCSAADGPMPQTREHILLSRQVGVPYIVVFLNKADMVDDAELLELVEMEVRDLLSTYDFPGDDTPIIIGSALMALNGQDDNEMGTTAVKKLVEVLDTYIPEPVRAIDKPFLMPIEDVFSISGRGTVVTGRIERGIVKIQEEIEIVGLRDTTKTTCTGVEMFRKLLDEGRAGENCGVLLRGTKRDDVERGQVLVKPGSVKPHTTFTAEVYVLGKEEGGRHTPFFKGYRPQFYFRTTDVTGNCELPEGVEMVMPGDNVQMTVTLIKTIAMEEGLRFAIREGGRTVGAGVVAKIIA
- the rplD gene encoding 50S ribosomal protein L4; amino-acid sequence: MQLNVNGAQAIEVSEATFGGAYNETLVHQAVVAYMAGGRQGSKQQKTRSDVSGGGKRPWRQKGTGRARAGTTRGPIWRGGGVTFAARPQNHDQKLNKKMYRAAIRSILAELVRTDRMIVVEDFSVEAPKTKDLLNKLNGMGLTDVLIVSDAIDENLYLAARNLPHVEVRDVQGSDPVSLIAYEKVLVTVSAVKKFEELLG
- the rpsL gene encoding 30S ribosomal protein S12, giving the protein MATINQLVRQPRKRIVEKSDVPALQNCPQRRGVCTRVYTTTPKKPNSALRKVCRVRLTNGFEVSSYIGGEGHNLQEHSVVLIRGGRVKDLPGVRYHTVRGSLDTSGVKDRKQGRSKYGTKRPK
- the rpsG gene encoding 30S ribosomal protein S7 gives rise to the protein MPRRRVAAKREVLDDPKYGSQILAKFMNHVMESGKKAVAERIVYGALDKVKERKNSDPLEIFEKALDAIAPLVEVKSRRVGGATYQVPVEVRPSRRNALAMRWLVDYARKRGEKSMALRLAGELLDAAEGKGAAVKKREDVHRMAEANKAFSHYRF
- the rplC gene encoding 50S ribosomal protein L3, whose product is MTIGAVGRKCGMTRIFTEEGVSIPVTVIEIEPNRVTQFKTEETDGYRAVQVTVGERRASRVSKAQAGHFAKANVAAGRTVMEFRLEEGEYQAGDVINAEIFQAGQLVDVTGQSKGKGFAGTIKRWNFRGQDNTHGNSVSHRVPGSIGQCQTPGRVFKGKKMSGHMGAERVTVQSLEVVRVDAERNLLLVKGAVPGATGGNLVVRPAAKARG
- the rpsS gene encoding 30S ribosomal protein S19 — encoded protein: MPRSLKKGPFIDLHLLKKIEVAVEKNDRKPVKTWSRRSMILPQMVGLTIAVHNGRQHVPVLVNEDMVGHKLGEFAGTRTYRGHVADKKAKR
- the fusA gene encoding elongation factor G, coding for MARITPISRYRNIGICAHVDAGKTTTTERVLFYTGKSHKMGEVHDGAATTDWMVQEQERGITITSAAITAFWKGSEKQYKDEHRFNVIDTPGHVDFTIEVERSLRVLDGAVVVFCGTSGVEPQSETVWRQANKYGVPRLVYVNKMDRAGADFLRVVEQIKKRLGHTPVPIQLAIGSEDNFQGQIDLINMQAVYWDDANKGTVPVRKDIPAELLADAEKWRSNMVEAAAEANEELMNKYLEGEELTIAEIKGALRQRTIAGEIVLAVCGSSFKNKGVPLVLDAVIDFLPAPSDIPAIKGTDPDDETIELERHATDDEPFSALAFKIATDPFVGTLTFVRVYSGVLNSGDGVINSVKGKKERVGRMVQMHANAREEIKEVRAGDIAALIGMKDVTTGETLCNADKPIILVRMDFPEPVISVAVEPKTKDDQEKMGIALGKLAQEDPSFRVKTDEETGQTIISGMGELHLDILVDRMRREFNVEANIGKPQVSYRERITKSCEIEGKFVRQSGGRGQFGHCWVRFAPADEGQEGLQFVNEVVGGVIPKEYIPAIQKGIEEQMKNGVVAGYPLIGLKATVFDGSYHDVDSNEMAFKVAASMATKQLAQKGGGELLEPIMAVEVVTPEDYMGDVMGDLNRRRGMILGMEDTVSGKVIRAEVPLGEMFGYATDVRSMSQGRASYSMEFKKYNTAPSHIVESVTKKQG
- the rpsC gene encoding 30S ribosomal protein S3 translates to MGQKVHPIGIRLGIVKEHTSVWYASGRTYADYLFADLKVREYLQDKLKSASVSRIDIARPAQTARITIHTARPGIVIGKKGEDVEKLRQDLTKQMGVPVHINIEEIRKPELDGMLVAQSVAQQLERRVMFRRAMKRAVQNAMRIGAKGIKIQVSGRLGGAEIARTEWYREGRVPLHTLRADIDYATYEAHTTYGVIGVKVWIFKGEVIGGLKEELKPQAPAPRKKAAK
- the rplV gene encoding 50S ribosomal protein L22, giving the protein MEVAAKLSGARISAQKARLVADQIRGKKVGEALNLLAFSSKKAAEIIKKVLESAVANAEHNEGADVDDLKVSTVFVNEGRSLKRIMPRAKGRADRIVKRSCHITVKVADK